Proteins encoded within one genomic window of Anas platyrhynchos isolate ZD024472 breed Pekin duck chromosome 28, IASCAAS_PekinDuck_T2T, whole genome shotgun sequence:
- the LOC119714015 gene encoding olfactory receptor 6E1-like, protein MNHTTVVEFVLLGLTNSRHLEIILFLILVIAYFLILFGNITVISITLVDHFLQTPMYFFLRNFAILEITFTSTFIPSTLYSLLTERKIISLPGCFLQMLLFFCLGTCTFFHVAAMSFDRYVAICRPLHYTTIMNNRFCFQLVLACWAVSFLLMSPPIIMIAQLPFCGPNVLNHFYCDTSQLLQLSCTDTWFIEGLMFILLIIIVPGTLTITVISYGCIIITILHMPSSSGRKKTFSTCSAHLVVVTVFYSTSIYRYNRTAQRGGQGSDKVLSFFFSVVTQMLNPYIYSLRNNQVKRALKESMSKAFSSSRRHP, encoded by the coding sequence ATGAACCACACAACAGTAGTGGAATTTGTCCTCTTGGGGCTGACCAACAGCCGCCATTTGGAGATCATCCTCTTTCTGATTCTGGTGATTGCCTACTTCTTGATCCTGTTTGGAAACATTACTGTCATCAGCATCACTCTAGTGGACCATTTTCTTCAGACTCCAATGTACTTCTTCCTCAGGAATTTTGCCATTTTGGAAATAACATTCACCTCCACATTCATTCCTAGCACCCTCTACAGCCTTCtgacagagaggaaaataatttccctgcctggctgttttcttcagatgctgcttttcttttgcttgggTACCTGCACTTTTTTCCACGTGGCGGCAATGTCCTTTGATCGGTATGTTGCCATCTGCCGCCCCTTGCACTACACGACTATTATGAACAACAGATTTTGCTTCCAACTGGTCCTGGCTTGCTGGGCAGTGAGTTTTCTCCTGATGTCTCCTCCCATCATTATGATTGCCCAGTTGCCTTTCTGTGGTCCCAATGTCCTGAACCACTTTTACTGTGATACTTCACAGTTGTTGCAGCTGTCCTGCACAGACACGTGGTTCATTGAAGGACTGATGTTTATCCTATTAATTATCATTGTGCCAGGTACCTTAACAATAACTGTCATTTCATATGGTTGCATTATTATCACCATCCTACATATGCCATCTTCctcaggaaggaagaaaacattttccacttGCTCAGCTCACCTTGTGGTGGTGACTGTATTTTACAGCACGTCTATTTATAGGTATAACCGCACAGCGCAACGGGGTGGGCAGGGCTCTGAcaaagttctttctttcttcttctccgTGGTGACTCAGATGCTTAACCCATACATCTATTCACTCAGGAACAATCAAGTCAAACGAGCGTTGAAGGAGAGCATGTCAAAGGCATTTTCTAGCTCCCGGAGGCACCCATGA
- the LOC101789937 gene encoding olfactory receptor 4N5 → MEYENNTVVKEFVLLGFSQTHKVQMILFFFFLLFYMIILPGNVLIILTIQGESQLGTPMYFFLANLAFLDICYCCVTPPKMLADFFSHQKTICYNACMAQLFFLHFLGAAEAFLLMAMAYDRYVAICKPFHYTRLVNRAVCYVLVGASWAGGFIHGITLFALTIALPFCGPNILDNFFCDVHQLVKLACADTHIVELLMFLNNGVVIVMCFSLLLISYTVLLLKLRTQSSKAKSKIASTCVSHIIVVFVMCGPAMYIYVLPFQAVPMEKVVALFHTVIFPLTNPMIYTLCNKEIRSSVWKLVSKYILTCGKIKQTNKQTSILK, encoded by the coding sequence ATGGAGTATGAGAACAACACAGTAGTTAAAGAGTTTGTTCTGTTAGGATTTTCTCAAACCCACAAAGTCCAGAtgattctcttcttcttcttcctgctgttcTATATGATAATTCTCCCAGGCAACGTGCTTATCATTCTCACAATTCAAGGAGAGTCCCAACTGGGAACAcccatgtattttttcctggcCAATTTGGCATTCTTGGACATCTGTTACTGTTGCGTGACCCCACCTAAAATGTTGGCTGACTTTTTCTCACACCAGAAGACAATCTGCTACAATGCTTGCATGGCccagcttttcttcctccactTCCTGGGAGCAGCTGAAGCTTTCCTGCTCATGGCCATGGCCTATGACCGTTATGTAGCCATTTGCAAACCTTTTCACTACACCAGGCTTGTGAACAGGGCAGTATGCTATGTCCTGGTTGGAGCTTCATGGGCAGGGGGCTTCATCCATGGCATCACTCTATTTGCTCTTACCATTGCTCTCCCCTTCTGTGGCCCCAACATCCTGGACAACTTCTTCTGTGATGTCCATCAGCTGGTTAAATTGGCCTGTGCTGATACTCACATAGTGGAACTTTTGATGTTTCTCAACAATGGAGTTGTCATTGTCATGTGCTTTTCACTTCTGCTCATCTCCTACACTGTCCTGCTGCTGAAGCTCCGGACACAGTCCTCCAAGGCAAAGAGCAAAATTGCCTCCACCTGTGTTTCCCACATCATTGTGGTTTTTGTCATGTGTGGCCCAGCTATGTATATCTATGTCTTACCCTTCCAAGCTGTCCCAATGGAAAAGGTTGTTGCTCTTTTCCATACAGTCATCTTCCCCCTGACTAATCCCATGATCTATACCTTGTGTAACAAGGAGATCAGAAGCTCAGTGTGGAAGCTGGTCAGCAAATACATTCTTAcgtgtggaaaaataaaacaaacgaacaaacaaacaagtattttaaagtaa
- the LOC139999682 gene encoding epimerase family protein SDR39U1-like: protein TGGGTGFVGRALTHLLQSHGHEVTHVSRQGGKNRIIWEELSRLGLPQCDAVVNLAGENVLNPFRRWGDAFCKEVISSRVETTKTLAKAIADADQPPNAWVVVTGVGYYRPSPTAEYTEDSPGGNFDFFSRLVSSWEAAAVIPDGPTRGVLVRSGVVLGRGGGAISQMLWPFWLGLGGPIGSGHQPFPWIHIQDLAGIICHALENECLQGVFNGVSPSSPETSNSTFTQEFAAALGRPALLPVPAWAVRAVFGVERAVMLLEGQKVVPKRTLESGYHFIFPDLSAALKDIVA, encoded by the exons ACAGGTGGTGGGACTGGATTTGTGGGCAGAGCCCTGACCCATTTGCTTCAGAGCCATGGTCATGAGGTGACCCATGTCTCTCGACAAGGGGGCAAGAATCGCATCATCTGG GAAGAGTTGTCCCGCCTTGGACTGCCCCAGTGCGATGCAGTGGTGAATTTGGCTGGTGAGAATGTCCTCAACCCTTTCCGCAG ATGGGGTGATGCTTTCTGCAAGGAAGTTATCAGCAGCCGAGTTGAAACCACCAAGACCTTGGCCAAAGCCATTGCTGATGCTGACCAGCCACCCAATGCTTGGGTCGTCGTCACCGGCGTAG GCTATTACCGCCCTAGCCCCACAGCTGAGTATACTGAGGATAGCCCTGGAGGGAATTTTGACTTCTTCTCACGCCTGGTGAGCTCCTGGGAAGCTGCAGCTGTCATCCCTGATGGTCCAACTCGTGGTGTTCTGGTGAGATCTG GTGTAGTTCTGGGCCGAGGTGGTGGCGCAATCTCTCAGATGCTCTGGCCATTCTGGCTAGGACTGGGAGGCCCCATAGGGTCTGGGCACCAGCCATTCCCGTGGATCCACATTCAGGACCTGGCTGGGATCATATGTCATGCCCTGGAGAATGAGTGCCTGCAAGGGGTCTTTAATGGTGTCTCCCCATCTTCTCCTGAAACCTCCAACAGCACCTTCACTCAGGAgtttgctgcagccctgggacgCCCAGCCCTACTGCCAGTGCCTGCCTGGGCTGTGCGAGCTGTCTTTGGGGTCGAGCGGGCTGTTATGTTGTTGGAGGGCCAGAAAGTGGTACCAAAGCGCACCCTGGAGAGCGGCTACCATTTCATCTTTCCTGACCTTTCTGCAGCTTTGAAGGACATTGTGGCTTGA